The genome window GTTGGGCCGAATTCCCCTCACTCTGCcgcttgaaggggacataaccaATAGCCTGAGggtttttgtggtcctttggagatttctttgcttatttccttctgggcaGGAGAGATAAGAGGAGaattatcattaataggaaggggagctatagggaggctaggatatgggggtaagctaagaggtcctcctgtgggatgtaaattgaaAGCTTTGTATAGTTGTGTATTCTCCCTCAATGGAAAGAAAGCTTgaacataaggtatttcactccatttgccttccctcttacaaaaaacgtcaagctgcaggatagtattgtaatttgtacttccctcaggtggccatttttccccatcagagagaaaATATTGGGGCCAAGCGGTAGTGTagaaaaaaatgagccacctctttttcagggtttgtgggtcaaattggtcccaatggtttaggatgcatttcaagggtgagcctgttgatgcctgtttcccatctgaaagacaaaaccgcccgcggttttggtttgtttctccCCCAGCCCAAGAACCCacaatggtccctggaccctgctgattggaatagttgcactcactgacgcagcagcagaaacaacCCTTGCCCAGGAACCCGCaacggtccctggaccctgctgatcagaatagttgcGCTCACtgacgcagcagcagaaacactagctTTTCCCCCAGACCACATGGAGGACCGAGGAAGgttggatttagtggcccttactgacaCATTCTTGAAACcctgcacccttgcctgtccACCCAGACCACACGGAGGACCGCACTGAGAAAAatcggatttagtggcccttaccaacGCATTCTTAAAACCTgtacctgttagagtcctaagcattctcATGTTAGTATTGGGACTTTACCCTTGTCTTATAAAGATGTTATTACCCGAAAATgaagtggagggagggaagggctcTCAAGGGTTGGAAGAGTGACACcttttgttctcacttatatgaataggaaggatacaattgctgaggctccccatatcctagcttcaggaatagcttttgttaggcctgtTTGTCTGAGGAGGGACCTGAAAATTCCAGATAGTACCCCCTACAATAGGGATTTGggtaaaaattatgtctttctgattggtgagcctgggtgcctaaagaaggtaacagagtcctGGAGTTCATACTAGAAgtcattcttataggagaaactagaaaagcaccagagacagggagtgatTTTTAGAAGCAGGACTAAACTCAGAGAATAGAGGCAAGAGGATGTTTGTCTGgcaggcattaggacccagggGGCAAGGGTCAGGGTAGATAGAATAGATGGGCGAGTCTCACTTGGGCGACAGGTCTTTGAGAGTTCTGCTCATGGccgcagggtcaaccaacttgttgtCGGGACCCCAGAGCTGCATGGCTTTCCTCTCAGTCGACCctcagctcagcccagaagtacaggaaaagcagaagctggttTTAGGCAAACCAACGCTCCCAACTCCGAAGAGTTGGGAGTTGTTAGAGAGCCCATTCCCAGAAAGCCTAACACCCATGTCTTAAGTCTGGAGGCCGCGTtagtcacttttaactggccGACAGGTGCCTGGTATTTAGCCCCTCAAtactaaggaaaaataggacagaatggCAAGCAAAAGGGGTCCGTTGGTGCTCACCACTCAGCGATAGTCGATGTCCCACTGCCTGGCGATAGGCGAAAGTCTCACCGCGTGGCGATAGCCGATAGTCCCTTCgtggtcaccaaaatgtgtctggaattggtgggttcttggcctcactgacttcaagaatgaagccgcggaccctcgcggtgagtgttacagttcttaaagatgatgtgtctagtttgttccttcagacgttcagatgtgtctggagcttcttccttctggtggggtTCCTGGTCtcactgtcaggagtgaagccgcagaccatcctggtgagtgttacagctcttaaaggcagcacgtctggagttgttcgttcttcccggtgggtttgtggtctcgctggcttcaggagtgaagctgcagaccttcgtggtgagtgtaaACAGCTCATAACggcagtgtggacccaaagagtgagaaGCAGCAAGATTTAatgcaaagagtgaaagaacaaagcagtgtggaaggggacctgagcggattgccactgctggctggggcagcctgcttttattcccttatgtggccccacccacatcctgctgattggtccattttacagagagctgattggtccactttacagagagctgattggtctgatttgacagagtactgattggtacGTTTataatccttgagctagacacagagtcacagagtgctagttagctcagagtaccaattggtgtgtttacaaaccttgagctagacacagaatgctgattggtgcatttacaatccttgagctagacacagtcaCAGaatgctagtcctccaagtctccactaggctagctagatacagagtaccaattggtgtattcacaaaccctgagctagacacagagtgctgattggtgcacacacgatcctccagctagatataaaagttcttcAAGTCCCCAACCaattcaggagcccagctggcttcacccagtggatcctgcaccagggctgcaggcggagctgcctgccagtccccagCCGCACCTGCACTCTTCAGCCCTTGGGCTGTTGATGGGACCAGGTgccacggagcagggggcggcACCCCTGGGAGGAGCTCAGACACAGCGGGCTGCAGGTCCGGAGCCCTGCCCCGTGGGGAGGCAGCCAAACCCGGTGAGAATTTGAGCGTAGCGCTGGCAGGCCGGCACTGCTGGTGGACCCGGCACTACCAccacagctgctggcctgggtgctaagccgctcactgccctgggccggtgGTGTAGGCCGACCACTCCGTGCGCGGCCCCCGGAGCCCCTGCCCGCGCCTGCTGGAACTCACACTGGCCCGGGAGCGCAGTGGGCAGCCCGGTTCATGCCTCCGCAGCCCCGGTTCCTGCCCGCGCCTCTCCACACCTCCCGGCAAGCAGAAGGAGggggctctggcctcagccagcccataGAGGGGCTCCCAAGGTGctgtggcaggctgaagggccgCTCAAGCACCGCCAGAGTGGATGCTGAGGCCGAGGaagcgctgagagtgagggctgctagcacttTTTCACCTATCACTATGATATTAGACAGAGACCACTGCTTCTTGAGCTCCCACCCTCCAGTTCTACTCATTCTTATGCTTCTTAGAAGATTGATCCTCTGCTACTCTTGGTACTTGGCCTTGGATGTGTCCTTTGCAGGTCTTTAGGATTCTGCCTTACATCTTGTTTTTCTGTAGCTTTCCTTCAGATGTGTCCATCACTTCCAGATTCACATTTGTCTTGATTACTCCAGACTAGCCTTCCCAAATCACATGTGGAGTGTGCACACGTGTCCGCTGGGTGCACTCAAACTAAGCATGTCTGAGGTGGAATTCATTCGTCTCCTGGAACTACTCTTCCTCCCTGTTTTTCTCAATCTTGATTAATGTTGTCATCATTCATGAACGTTCCCATTTCTTAATCCCCCCTCATCTGGTGACTGGTCCTGACAGATCCAATCCCAAGTACTCTTTGAATTGATCCTCTCTTCCATCCTCCAGCAGCTCCAGGCCTTCCTTTCTCATGGGGACTGGAACAGCAGCCTCCTGACCTGCTGCTCCTGCACACTCAGTGTcccatttcttcctttgtggAAGCAGATGGCTAGTCATgtcactttcttattttaaacatcTTCAGTGGTTTTGTCATCACTGTGGGCTCAAATGCCTTAGTGTGACATACAGAGCCCCCTCACTTCTGAACCATCCGCCTTCCAGCCTCATCTTTTAAGATCCCTTTCCACTCTGTGCTCATTTGCGCTTTCATGTCCAAGTGCTTCCTTcacattgttttcttcattagaGTGCTCTTTCTCCTATTGTCCAACACAGTTGTTCTCACACCTTGAGGATTATAGgaacttgtgttttattttttaatatatactttcaGTCCTATTCCCCCAAAGATTTTGATTCAGTATCTGGATTGAGGCctgttctcattttatctgaaagATGGCAATGTTGAAAGAGgtgattgcaaaaattttataaaattccaaACATACATTGTCCTAGAATGCTTCTAAGTATGCATTCTATATTTGTACACTACAAAACAATGCTTTGTTTTGTAGTGTACAAATATACAGAAAGTGATAGTGGGAGGGAGAGCAGCTCCTCCTGTGGTTGCGGAGATTGGCTGGAGTGGAATCTGCTGCTCTGACCCAGTGTGCTCACCATGCACCCCTTCAGGCATTCCTCTGTGAGACACGATTtccctcagttgcccaggctagagtacggtggcgcgacctcggctcactgcagcctctgcctcccaggttcaagtgattctcatggtTGAGTTTCTTCTTTATATGCGTGTGTTTTCTGTTATATTCTTAAGTCATCCTAACCTAGGATTGAGAGTCATGCATATATAGATTTTCCCATGTTTCcccatagtaaatgctcagtaaagtTTTGTTAATTAAGAGCTacttggaagaaaatgaaaagaagaggtatgtgaaacaaagtttttaaatagccaaaatggaaactcagaaatgacagataaagaattcaaagcatgggTTGCAAAGAAGCTCGGTGAGATCAACACAaagttgaaaatcaacacaaagaaacttgtaaagcaatccaggaaatgaaggaagagataaacatcttaaaaagatATTAGAGCtcacgcctattatcccagcactttgggaggctgatgcaggtggatcacgaggtcaggatatcgagaccatcctggccaacatgatgaaaccccgtctctactaaaaatacaaaacttagctgggtgtggtcgtgggcacttgtaatcccagctactcggaaagctgaggcaggattattgcttgaacccaggaggcagaggttgcagtgagctgagatagcaccacggccctctagcctggtgacagagggagactccatctcaacagacaaatgaaaaaagatattagTCAGAGCTTCGGAAATTGAAAACTTCACtcaatgaatttcaaaatataattgtaACTTTTTGTCAGTAGACTGGATCAAACAGAAGGAAacatttcagaacttgaagactaattttttttaactaaccGAATGagacaaaagtgaaaaagaatttTGATAAATTAACAAAGTCGTCAAGAAATACGGGATTGTGTAAAGTGAGCAAATCTACAAATTACTGCCACTCCtgcaagagaaggagaaaaagcagaCAACCTAGAGACTATATTCGAGGGAATAATTTAAGGAAATTCCCCTAATCTTGCTTGATGTAAGTGTCCAGACacaagaaatacagaagaaatttgCAAGGTAATACACAAAATGAACATCACCAAGGCATATTATCACCAGACTGTCCCAGGTCAatcaatgctaaagaaaaaatcataaagtCAGCTTGAGAAAAAGGGCAAGTCACATACAAAGGAAACCCCATCAGGCAATAgtagacttctcagcagaaaccttaggAGCCAGGAGAGTTTaggggcctattttcagcattcttcaagaaaagaagTTCCAGCCAGGAAGTTCATATCCCACCAGACTAAGCttaataagtgaaggagaaagagaatctTTTCTAGACAAGCAAGCACTAAGAGAAGTCATTACTACCAGAGCAGCTTTGCGAAAGATCCTTAAGAGAGTTCTAAAAGTAGAAACAATACAACATTATCTACTACCGCAAAAACACACATAAGAGAAGAGCCTGCAGATTCTACAAAGCAGCCACACAATAGAAACTGTAAATCAGCCAGCTAACAACTTCATGATAGGatcaaaatctcacatatcaatgtcaatcttgaatgtaaatgc of Macaca fascicularis isolate 582-1 chromosome 8, T2T-MFA8v1.1 contains these proteins:
- the LOC141407535 gene encoding LOW QUALITY PROTEIN: uncharacterized protein (The sequence of the model RefSeq protein was modified relative to this genomic sequence to represent the inferred CDS: substituted 2 bases at 2 genomic stop codons), giving the protein MSRTGGWELKKQWSLSNIIVIGEKVLAALTLSASSASASTLAVLERPFSLPQHLGSPSMGWLRPEPPPSACREVWRGAGRNRGCGGMNRAAHCAPGPVAPDLQPAVSELLPGVPPPAPWHLVPSTAQGLKSAGSRDRCGFLGKGCFCCCVSECNYSNQQGPGTIVGSWAGGETNQNRGRFCLSDGKQASTGSPLKCILNHWDQFDPQTLKKRWLIFFYTTAWPQYFLSDGEKWPPEGSTNYNTILQLDVFCKREGKWSEIPYVQAFFPLRENTQLYKAFNLHPTGGPLSLPPYPSLPIAPLPINDNSPLISPAQKEISKEISKGPQKPSGYWLCPLQAAEXGEFGPTWVHVPFSLSDLKQIEADLGKFSDDPDRYTDVLQGLGQTFDLTWRDVMLLLDQTLAFNEKNAALAAAQEFGDTWYLSQVNDRMTAKERDKFPTGQQAISSMDPHWDLDSDHRDRSRKHLLTCVLEGLRRIRKKPMNYAMMSTITQGKEENPSAFLEQLXEALRKYTSLSPESLEGQLILKDKFITQSAADIRRKLQKQALSPEQNLETLLNLATSEFYNKDQEEQAQKEKRDHRKATALVMALRQTNLGGSERTENRAGHSVGFVISVVY